TGACACCTCTCCTTAAAGCCCTAAAGCCTTTTCCGTTTGCATTGACTATATTTTGCTCTCCCTTGCATAGATAGGGCAGCACTTTCTCTTTCAGAATTTGTATTTTTTCTTTGTCATCGTAGCAAATTCTACCCAGTCCATTATTCTTATATTTTCCTAAATTGCAATTATGAGAACACCCTTTACCTTTTGTAATACTATCATTCCAATAGTCGCAAAGACGCTTGGCTGTCTTTGGTGCTGTTTGCTCTCTACTACTTTGCCCATCCATAAAGATAACGACGTGAGCGTGCAAGTGGTTATATCCACTATCTCCTTGCTCCATTTTGATAATATAGCCTTTTGAATTTTTAAATATCGTATTGCTTCGTTTATTGGTGTATAAGCGGTTGATATCATTGTCAAAGCTTTCCAATGTAACGTCGTCTCTATTTTCTTGTCTATAATACAAATCAACCCTTATCACGTCTATCCTCGAGTTAGTTTTCATGATTCCATCTACATATTTATTTAGACTTTCTTGCCTTCTCTGTTCTGTTCTGCCACAGTGTTTCTTTGTCATATTTAACTCCTTTGATATTTTAGATAACTACAGGTCGTATATTTAGCTATTTTTGTATCTATTAATAATTTTAATTTAATTAATAATACTTATTATGCTAAAATCAAAGCCTATAGAAATCAATATAGCGGATTGGCTAAGGGCTTAATATTCTATACGTCTTAAATTATCAGTTAATATACGTACTTATGGCAAAACAAAAAAAGTAAAATATTAATATACGCTCGAAGTCCGATATGGGCTTTGAGCGTATATTTATTATGCAACGTTAGGGCTAATGGCTTTATACCATTGCTTGCTGCCATTGTCCCATCTAAAGCCAAGAGATTTAATCGTATCCTTCTTTGAAAATACGTCTTTCCCAGTAACTAGCAAAAATCCATTTCGTTGGACGATATCTAAACCTAAATTTTGTAAGGTCGTTTGCTCGTCGGCTTGATTAAAACCATCTTGCCTAGCATGGAAATTTGGTTTTTGTTCTTGTCTTTGTAAGACGGCAGTCGCTTTTTGCAAATTGCTTGGTTGCGTATTTTGCTGGACGCAGTTGCGGCTTTTGTCGTATAGAGAATTGCCGAATTGATTTCCAAATGTCCGCAAACTCCTTTTTAGTGCATCGGTTACGGCCTCTTTTGCGCCGTTTTCGTGAGCGTCTGCTAGACTTTTGGCTACCCCTGTGCCAAATCCTACATCTTGACGAGTAATGCATTTGGAGTGATCCAAGCTAAAGACATCAACCTTGACTACGGCTTTATAACAAATGACGGCATTTTGATTATTGTTCGTCTCTTGTGACACTTGCCCTAATGAAACGATGCTATAGCTCCAGCTCCCGAATCCAAAAATATTATTGGCGGTTTCTATAACGTCAAAACCTTCCAAGTAGGATAATTTAATATTGGCCTTTTCTCTTGTTTTTATTCTACTGCTATCTAGTTCTTCTTGCAGGATTTTAATTTGTTTTTCGTTAAACATCTAATATCCTTTTAAACAGCTCTTGGAAGCTCGCCGTCTGCTGGGAGCATATTGATATTGTTAGGTTTTACGTCTCTTTTTTTATTAACCTTGATTTTGGCTCGGCAAACGGTGCTAACGATCGAAATTTCCGCAAAATCCTTTATTTCATCTCGTCTACCGTCTTTTAGTCCTTCTTCTATGGCCTCCATGTCAAGGCTAAATTTTACGTAGCCTAGGCTCATTAACGCAGCCTCGTCTTTAATCTTGATTTCGTCTTTTGTCTTTACGTTTTCTTTAATCAGAGTTAAAGATGAGATTACGTTACCGTCTATTCTGTCGATACCGTTTTCTAAGAAAATTTCCGCCGCTATCTCTTTTGCGATCTCTAGCGCTTGTGTTAAGTTTCGTTTTAGAGTTTGAAGCTCTTGTATGTCTTGAGATAAAACGTCTATCTTATTTTTAATCTCGTCTAGAGATAACCCTAAGTAGTCGCATTTTTGAAAGTAGCTCGTACTATTGTTTTCTAGGATGCCTTTAAGATACTCTTTAAAATTTTGTGTAGGCTTATTTTCGTTTAAGCGTTCTATCTCGGATTGTAGCTTGTAGTTTATAAGTTTCATTTTTCTGCCTTATGCTATCAATTTGCTTTGAGTAGCTTTAATCTTGGCGATGCTTTCTGCCATATTCCAAAGCTTCTTGTTTATGTCTGTATCGGTAGAAATCGATTTTATAATCCTGCTAGTAAATCGTCTATTCGTTTCGGCGTTAATTCCGCTAATGTTGCCCCTAATTAAATGCTCCTGGATAGTGTTAAAGGTAGTATATAGGTCGTCCTTCTCGTCTTCTATTCTGTGCGGAACCAATAAATCTCTATAATCCACCTCCAAATGCTTTTCAAATCTTAACTGGATCGCAGCCTTGGCAAAGCTTGCTTTATCGTCTTGGGTTAGTGGTATTTTGCTAAATAGCTTTATTTTGTCCAAAATATCGTATTTGGCTTTGGCTATTTTGTTTATAGCAATAGATACGTCGTTTTCTTTATCGCCCAAGTGTTTTATTTGGTAAGACTCGAATACTTCGTCTGATACCACTAGGCCGTTAGCACAAACGAATCTAAATACGCCCGCGCTTATACTAAAGCATTTGCTTCTATCGTGCGAATTAAACAGTAAAAGCTCTACTACATTCTCTCCCGGGTTTAAAAAATCGTCTAGATGACGAAACCTTACGTAATGCTTTTGAAATCCCTCTTTCTTTTCGTCTCTCACGTTTGCTTCGCTTACGCCTACGGGATACCAAGCGTAATCCCTGATCTCGTTTATTACGTCGATCGTAGATATAAAGTGATACTTGTCGCTTGCTTCAAAATACGGTTCGTCCGCAAACAAAGACGGAGCTAGTTGCTCTAATTGCTCATTGGTGAGCGGTTCGTTTGATATAGTCATTTTTTGATTCTCCTTTCGACTATTATTTCGGTTATGAATAGCAAGGTTATTCGTCTATACTATCCTTAATTATTTTAGCGACAGCCATCACTATCTCTAAAAAAACTCCCATTTTATGCCTCCTAAAAGTATAATTTAAAAATTACGCAGTTGATTGGAAAATATCCAAAACCTGTTTCTGCCGTCGGTGAACTATCGCCTGTACTGACTACGCTAGAACTCATATCTATTCCTTTTGCGTTTTAGACGTAATAGTTTATGGACTAGTCTTTTGATCCGAGACAGCCTCTTATTTGGTAAAAAGCAACGATTTACCATATTAGCTCCTTGAAAAGTGAAGTAGCGATATATTTCTATATGCTTATATAAATAATATATAATTGAAATTTTTTCATTTTGATCCCATCTCCACCTATGGCAGATTAGCCATAGGTGGAGATTTTTGTGCCTTGTTGGAAGTAGGGGGGGTGTTTTGTAAGTGCGTAAAATAAAAAGGGTGATATTACTTAATTTGTAGCAGTTTTTGTTAGTTTAGGGCGGGCAGAGTGTTGCTTTCTAAGAATAAAATCAAGACTTGCCTACTAATAAAATTCTTGGTGCCGATCTTCACCACCTCTATTTCTCTATTGTAAATCAACTTCTTTAGCATATCAGATTTTATCAAGCTCATGTCCTCTATATCCTTTATGCTAAACAGCAATCCTTTTGGAAGGAGCGAATTATAATTTGCATAAATTTCCATTTTCAAAATCCTTGGGTTGTATTTTGTCAATGGATTGAGCTGCTGAAAAAAGAAAGTACTAAAAGCGCATACGAAATCTAAAATTTATGCAACTATTTTTTAGATAGTATATATTTACTTTTATCATTGTATATTGTAGAAATAGTTTCTATATAATTATATATGTATATAAGTAAAAATTATTGTATTTTTGGAATTTATGTATTAATTTTAAAATATAGTATTTTAATAGTATAGAAACAAAGGTGCTATAAAATACACTTTTTTAGGTATTTTATAAGTATTTCTATATTATCTTTTAATATTTCTAAC
The DNA window shown above is from Campylobacter concisus and carries:
- a CDS encoding DUF932 domain-containing protein; its protein translation is MTISNEPLTNEQLEQLAPSLFADEPYFEASDKYHFISTIDVINEIRDYAWYPVGVSEANVRDEKKEGFQKHYVRFRHLDDFLNPGENVVELLLFNSHDRSKCFSISAGVFRFVCANGLVVSDEVFESYQIKHLGDKENDVSIAINKIAKAKYDILDKIKLFSKIPLTQDDKASFAKAAIQLRFEKHLEVDYRDLLVPHRIEDEKDDLYTTFNTIQEHLIRGNISGINAETNRRFTSRIIKSISTDTDINKKLWNMAESIAKIKATQSKLIA
- a CDS encoding YagK/YfjJ domain-containing protein; this encodes MTKKHCGRTEQRRQESLNKYVDGIMKTNSRIDVIRVDLYYRQENRDDVTLESFDNDINRLYTNKRSNTIFKNSKGYIIKMEQGDSGYNHLHAHVVIFMDGQSSREQTAPKTAKRLCDYWNDSITKGKGCSHNCNLGKYKNNGLGRICYDDKEKIQILKEKVLPYLCKGEQNIVNANGKGFRALRRGVMPKKNNKGRPRNN
- a CDS encoding Rad52/Rad22 family DNA repair protein, which gives rise to MFNEKQIKILQEELDSSRIKTREKANIKLSYLEGFDVIETANNIFGFGSWSYSIVSLGQVSQETNNNQNAVICYKAVVKVDVFSLDHSKCITRQDVGFGTGVAKSLADAHENGAKEAVTDALKRSLRTFGNQFGNSLYDKSRNCVQQNTQPSNLQKATAVLQRQEQKPNFHARQDGFNQADEQTTLQNLGLDIVQRNGFLLVTGKDVFSKKDTIKSLGFRWDNGSKQWYKAISPNVA